The proteins below are encoded in one region of Paenibacillus albus:
- a CDS encoding circularly permuted type 2 ATP-grasp protein: protein MSMAMKSGFNQYDSQSFYDEMFDHEFNVRGHYESVHRTFARMKPPELAARHAKIQQRMLEEGITFTLYAQNQNEPLERTIPFDYIPRIIPRHEWEGIERGMKQRVQALNAFIRDVYHEQRIVKDGIIPRQMIIGNKYFRPEMAGLDVPQNVYMTASGIDLIRDEMGRYYVLEDNLRTPSGFSYLYKGRSLMNELFSDLYLSCAVSDIERSLNVFLGSLRSLAPSGKRDPLIVLLTPGAYNSAYFEHAFLAQQMGIHLVEGRDLVYKDHKIYLRDLRGLRQVDVIYRRLDDDYLDPLAFQADSLLGVPGLMNAYRAGNVAIANAPGTGVADDKAVYAYVPDMVRYYLGEEPILNNVPTYILSRKEDREYALENLEQLVVKETSLSGGYGMLIGPAASAKEIGAFADAIRRDPSRYIAQTTMNLSRAPVMLGGAMQPRHIDLRVFVLMGAQTHVIPGGLTRVALKEGSLVVNSSQGGGVKDTWVLSR, encoded by the coding sequence ATGTCGATGGCGATGAAATCCGGGTTCAATCAGTACGATTCGCAATCCTTCTACGACGAAATGTTCGATCACGAATTTAATGTACGAGGCCATTATGAGAGTGTTCATCGAACGTTCGCTCGTATGAAGCCGCCTGAGCTTGCAGCGCGCCACGCGAAGATCCAACAGCGGATGCTGGAAGAAGGAATCACGTTCACGTTATATGCCCAAAATCAAAATGAACCGTTGGAGCGAACCATTCCGTTCGATTACATTCCTCGCATCATTCCGCGACATGAATGGGAGGGGATCGAACGAGGCATGAAGCAACGGGTACAGGCGCTGAATGCCTTCATCCGGGACGTTTATCACGAACAGCGGATTGTGAAGGATGGCATTATCCCACGGCAAATGATTATCGGCAACAAGTATTTTCGCCCGGAGATGGCCGGACTTGACGTCCCGCAGAACGTCTATATGACTGCTTCCGGCATAGATTTAATAAGAGACGAGATGGGCCGGTACTATGTGCTTGAGGATAATCTTCGTACCCCGTCCGGATTCTCGTACTTGTACAAAGGGAGAAGCCTGATGAACGAGCTCTTCTCCGACCTGTACTTATCGTGCGCGGTATCGGACATCGAACGAAGCCTCAATGTTTTCCTCGGTTCACTTCGCAGCTTGGCTCCTTCAGGGAAGCGGGATCCTCTTATTGTCCTGCTAACGCCAGGTGCGTACAATTCCGCTTATTTCGAGCATGCTTTCCTCGCACAGCAGATGGGCATCCATCTTGTTGAAGGGCGTGACCTCGTGTACAAGGATCACAAAATCTATTTGCGCGATCTCCGCGGGTTGCGGCAGGTAGATGTCATCTACAGGCGGCTCGATGATGATTACTTAGACCCGCTCGCATTTCAAGCGGATTCACTGCTTGGTGTTCCGGGGCTCATGAATGCATACAGGGCGGGCAATGTCGCCATTGCGAATGCGCCCGGAACGGGAGTTGCGGACGACAAGGCGGTCTATGCCTATGTTCCGGACATGGTTCGATATTACCTTGGCGAAGAGCCGATTCTGAACAATGTGCCAACCTATATTCTGTCCCGCAAGGAAGACCGGGAGTATGCGCTTGAGAATTTGGAGCAGCTCGTCGTCAAGGAGACGTCCTTATCGGGTGGCTATGGCATGTTAATCGGACCAGCGGCAAGCGCGAAGGAAATCGGTGCTTTCGCCGATGCGATTCGCCGCGATCCGAGCCGTTACATCGCTCAGACGACGATGAACCTATCACGTGCACCGGTCATGCTCGGCGGAGCGATGCAGCCACGCCATATTGATTTGCGCGTGTTCGTGCTGATGGGGGCGCAGACGCATGTCATCCCTGGAGGTCTGACGCGTGTTGCGTTGAAGGAAGGCTCGCTTGTCGTCAACTCCTCGCAAGGCGGCGGTGTGAAGGACACCTGGGTGCTAAGTCGGTAA
- a CDS encoding alpha-E domain-containing protein codes for MLNRNAEALFWIGRYMERAENHARLIDVHYHLQADDMSVIPRGEPGEKAQTLCKWGRIVDALGSRDAYEQQYGTYAEQDVIHYITLDRDNSNSLVTCINHARDNVRTLREKLPSELWDVTNGFYLWLREKQAGDFTKESPHQFFGRIKEWTALFHGVTQSVMPRENEWHFIECGRYLERTENTLRILQSAIMSRTLIYPDAEGSNDLYPFLQAVLRSVSGYQPFRRYYADGLSPEAIMEFLILSEVFPRSVHYSLNALDEHLRGIQLQEKQLRVAHDRIIRQVMKLKAELACLERDDLHVQTEGKVTGELLQAAGQLGASFASTFFRMGEVSA; via the coding sequence ATGCTGAATCGTAATGCAGAGGCGTTGTTCTGGATCGGACGGTACATGGAACGAGCGGAGAACCATGCCCGGCTAATAGATGTGCATTATCATTTGCAAGCCGATGATATGTCGGTCATTCCAAGAGGCGAGCCTGGCGAGAAAGCGCAGACCCTCTGCAAGTGGGGACGAATCGTAGATGCACTCGGCAGCCGTGATGCCTATGAGCAGCAATATGGCACTTATGCGGAGCAAGATGTGATTCACTACATCACACTTGATCGTGATAACAGCAATTCGCTTGTCACTTGCATCAATCATGCGCGCGACAATGTACGGACGCTGCGCGAGAAGCTGCCAAGCGAGCTGTGGGATGTGACGAACGGGTTCTATCTATGGCTCCGCGAGAAGCAGGCTGGCGACTTTACAAAGGAATCGCCCCATCAGTTTTTTGGTCGGATTAAAGAGTGGACGGCGCTGTTCCATGGCGTTACGCAGTCGGTCATGCCTCGTGAGAACGAGTGGCATTTCATTGAATGCGGCCGTTACTTGGAGCGGACGGAGAATACGCTGCGCATCTTGCAGTCCGCTATTATGTCTCGGACGTTGATCTACCCGGATGCGGAAGGAAGTAATGACCTCTATCCGTTCCTTCAAGCGGTGCTTCGTTCGGTGAGCGGCTATCAACCGTTCCGCCGCTATTATGCCGATGGCTTATCGCCTGAGGCGATTATGGAATTCCTGATTTTAAGCGAGGTGTTTCCGCGCTCGGTCCATTATTCGCTGAATGCGCTTGATGAGCATCTGCGCGGCATTCAGCTGCAGGAGAAGCAGCTGCGCGTCGCTCACGACCGGATTATCCGCCAAGTCATGAAGCTGAAGGCGGAGCTTGCCTGCCTCGAGCGGGATGACCTGCACGTTCAGACCGAAGGTAAAGTGACAGGAGAATTATTGCAGGCTGCAGGACAGCTCGGCGCATCGTTCGCATCCACCTTTTTTCGTATGGGGGAGGTCAGCGCATGA
- a CDS encoding transglutaminase family protein, which produces MKLFITHTTQYSYGDPVMDSVNELRLTPFTNEQQSCYQHSISVEPNAPLFSYNDYFGNRVHVFSVNHTHRSLQIRTQMTVVTKEAIKPEQGREAMMPEEAWSYLVSDGAVNQFAEYLLPTEYTGITPEVAAFAESPVENGTNEMEQQGVFGWLSCVSNRICNEFVYDPEATNVHTIASDMLHRRRGVCQDFAHLMIAACRAKGVPARYVSGYHFVGDLQGGSADFEQASHAWVEAYVPGLGWCGFDPTNDALVGERYVKLGHGRDYKDIVPVKGVYRGTSEAELAVSVDVKRIDG; this is translated from the coding sequence ATGAAGCTGTTCATTACGCACACGACACAATATTCGTACGGAGATCCGGTGATGGACAGTGTCAATGAGCTGCGGCTGACGCCATTCACGAACGAGCAGCAATCCTGCTACCAGCATTCGATCTCGGTGGAACCGAATGCGCCTCTCTTCAGTTACAATGATTATTTTGGCAATCGGGTCCATGTGTTCTCGGTGAATCATACTCACAGGAGCCTCCAGATTCGGACGCAAATGACCGTTGTGACCAAAGAGGCGATCAAGCCGGAGCAGGGCAGGGAGGCGATGATGCCGGAGGAGGCATGGAGCTATCTGGTTTCTGACGGTGCGGTCAATCAGTTTGCGGAATATTTGCTACCGACCGAATATACCGGCATTACGCCTGAGGTGGCTGCTTTTGCGGAAAGTCCTGTGGAGAACGGTACGAATGAGATGGAGCAGCAAGGCGTGTTTGGTTGGTTGTCTTGTGTCTCGAATCGGATTTGCAATGAATTCGTGTACGATCCGGAAGCGACGAACGTACACACGATTGCGAGTGATATGCTCCACAGGCGTCGAGGTGTATGCCAAGACTTCGCTCATCTCATGATTGCGGCCTGCCGTGCCAAAGGAGTGCCTGCCCGCTATGTGAGCGGGTATCATTTTGTCGGAGATTTGCAAGGCGGCAGCGCGGACTTCGAGCAGGCCTCACACGCATGGGTGGAAGCTTACGTGCCAGGGCTCGGCTGGTGCGGGTTCGATCCGACGAATGATGCGCTTGTCGGTGAGCGATATGTGAAGCTTGGTCATGGCCGCGACTACAAAGATATTGTGCCGGTCAAAGGCGTCTATCGCGGAACGAGCGAAGCGGAGCTTGCTGTATCGGTGGATGTGAAACGGATAGATGGATAA
- a CDS encoding NAD(P)H-dependent oxidoreductase: MKHLVVIAHPNPESFNHAIAKRFTSALQEKGHEVAIRDLYGIGFEAVLSMRDFAASRAGDTPSDIRAEQQMISDADVLTWIYPIWWTGLPAILKGYVDRVFAYGYAYKYSEGGDIEKLLVGKKGYSINTHGTPIDIYQSIGMLGALQKTSDTGIFDFCGIETVGHLFFGSVPQVDDDAREGMLKRVEDEVGRLF; encoded by the coding sequence GTGAAACATCTTGTAGTTATTGCCCATCCGAATCCAGAAAGCTTCAATCATGCGATTGCGAAGCGGTTTACTAGCGCACTGCAAGAGAAGGGGCATGAAGTTGCCATCCGCGACCTCTATGGGATCGGGTTCGAAGCGGTGCTGAGCATGAGAGACTTTGCTGCATCGCGCGCAGGTGACACTCCGTCAGACATTCGTGCAGAGCAGCAGATGATAAGTGATGCCGATGTTCTGACGTGGATATACCCAATTTGGTGGACAGGCTTGCCGGCGATTCTCAAAGGCTACGTCGACCGCGTCTTCGCATACGGTTACGCATATAAATACAGCGAAGGCGGCGATATTGAGAAGCTGCTTGTCGGCAAGAAGGGCTACAGCATCAATACGCACGGAACGCCAATCGACATTTACCAATCTATCGGTATGCTGGGAGCGCTTCAGAAGACGTCGGATACTGGCATCTTCGATTTCTGTGGCATCGAAACGGTGGGTCATCTGTTCTTCGGCAGTGTGCCGCAGGTGGACGATGACGCACGAGAAGGAATGCTGAAGCGGGTTGAGGATGAGGTAGGGCGGTTGTTTTAA
- a CDS encoding TasA family protein produces MSIKTKLVLLTAVTALGATMVAGGSFALFSDQVTNSGNSFASGNVHISDFSGGNVAKTMLNFDNLAPGDTDTKVITIKNDGSLDAYIGVNGPATQSTRSGKLFEGSSPLQISYDKAPKRVAAGQTATLNITYTMPLSADNFYKNAGGTINIVIDAVQARNNEFTSGVNAFTAPYIFPSDSTPLSPPTTVDTKAPVISEATARYEGQEVLLSFKTDEAIDLGPLSTGNVVVRYGTGFGTNFVDANRATGQPIIKNKLWDGYLNSYTSTGTEVKYSQGAAQTPGSGYINILPANTSISTQVKNGDSTWYNTLHNNAASYVRLEVRDNAGNVTVEFVLIH; encoded by the coding sequence ATGAGTATCAAAACGAAGCTTGTCCTATTAACAGCTGTTACTGCTTTAGGCGCTACTATGGTAGCGGGAGGATCTTTCGCATTGTTTAGCGATCAAGTAACAAACAGCGGCAATTCCTTCGCATCCGGAAACGTCCACATTTCCGATTTTTCTGGCGGTAATGTCGCAAAGACGATGCTCAACTTTGATAACCTCGCACCAGGAGATACGGATACAAAAGTAATTACTATTAAGAATGATGGCAGTTTAGACGCCTATATCGGAGTCAACGGTCCCGCTACACAAAGTACCAGAAGCGGTAAATTATTTGAAGGTTCGTCTCCATTGCAAATTTCCTACGATAAAGCTCCAAAGCGTGTCGCCGCTGGCCAAACAGCAACGCTGAACATTACGTATACCATGCCTCTAAGCGCCGATAATTTCTACAAAAATGCAGGTGGCACAATCAACATCGTAATCGATGCTGTACAAGCGCGTAACAATGAGTTCACTTCAGGAGTAAATGCTTTTACAGCGCCTTATATCTTCCCATCGGACAGCACACCTCTCTCTCCTCCAACAACCGTTGACACGAAAGCACCGGTAATTTCCGAAGCTACGGCACGCTATGAAGGCCAAGAAGTACTCCTATCCTTCAAAACAGATGAAGCTATTGATCTTGGCCCGTTAAGCACAGGAAACGTCGTTGTCCGCTACGGCACAGGATTTGGAACTAACTTCGTTGACGCTAACAGAGCAACAGGACAACCTATTATTAAAAACAAACTGTGGGATGGTTACCTGAATTCGTACACCAGCACTGGCACTGAAGTGAAATATTCACAAGGAGCTGCTCAAACACCTGGTTCTGGTTACATCAACATCCTTCCTGCCAACACTTCCATTAGTACGCAAGTGAAAAACGGAGACTCAACATGGTACAATACTCTACACAACAACGCCGCAAGCTATGTACGCCTCGAGGTAAGAGATAATGCTGGAAACGTAACTGTAGAATTCGTTCTTATCCATTAG
- the sipW gene encoding signal peptidase I SipW translates to MRTSLKWFNRMITVLLGLLLAITLIFAISSRHAGGPPQMFGHQMYVVLSGSMEPKIHTGSIIITKPYAANETLKVGDVVTFQAPDSPDTLITHRIHEIHNTGGTAEYVTKGDANDSADSSPVQASAIIARYSNLTIPYLGYYIEFLKTKLGLALLLIIPGLLLMLLSIIEVIREILKLEKNAKAKESTIST, encoded by the coding sequence ATGCGCACAAGTTTAAAATGGTTCAATCGGATGATCACCGTACTTCTAGGCCTACTGTTAGCCATTACACTGATTTTTGCCATTTCCTCTCGGCATGCAGGCGGGCCGCCTCAAATGTTCGGCCATCAGATGTATGTCGTCCTGTCAGGCTCCATGGAGCCGAAGATCCATACAGGATCTATCATCATTACGAAGCCTTATGCTGCTAACGAAACCTTGAAGGTTGGTGACGTCGTTACCTTCCAAGCACCGGATTCGCCGGACACCCTCATTACGCATCGGATTCATGAAATCCATAACACAGGCGGAACCGCTGAATATGTGACGAAAGGCGACGCCAATGACTCGGCCGATTCATCGCCGGTACAAGCATCGGCTATTATAGCCCGCTACAGTAATCTGACAATCCCCTATCTTGGCTACTACATCGAATTTTTGAAAACAAAACTCGGACTCGCCTTGCTTCTCATCATCCCAGGTCTTCTGCTCATGCTTCTATCCATAATTGAAGTGATTCGCGAAATCTTAAAGCTTGAGAAGAACGCGAAAGCGAAGGAATCCACAATCAGCACTTAA
- a CDS encoding SpoVR family protein: MHQDEIKALERAIDEITEIAQGFGLDFYPMRYEICPADIIYTFGAYGMPTRFSHWSFGKTFNKMKMQYDFGLSKIYELVINSNPCYAFLLDGNSLVQNKLIVAHVLAHCDFFKNNARFSATNRNMVESMSATAERVSQYEMEYGTDEVEKFIDAVLAIQEHVDSTIIRPYKLDKSQYIELLNKENQIIKTPRQSQYDDLWNLDHEEKEQANSAARNSSDPKKFPPQPEKDLIWFIEEYSPNLQDWQRDIMSMLRDEMLYFWPQIETKIMNEGWASYWHQRIMRELDLTSEETIEFAKLNSSVVQPSRHSLNPYYLGLKIFEDIERRWDHPTREEMDRQGRKPGMGREKMFEVREFDSDISFLRNYLTKKLVDDLDLYVFEKKGAEWKITDKAWESVRQQLVFSRVNGGFPSIVVVDGDFNRVGEMFLFHKYEGVELDLKYVERTLPHVVQLWGKSVHLETIVEDKRIVFSCDGKKTSRKFI; the protein is encoded by the coding sequence TTGCACCAGGATGAGATCAAAGCGCTCGAACGAGCTATTGATGAGATAACGGAGATCGCCCAAGGATTCGGCCTCGATTTCTACCCGATGCGGTATGAAATATGCCCAGCCGATATCATCTATACCTTCGGCGCTTACGGCATGCCGACGAGGTTCAGCCATTGGTCATTTGGTAAAACTTTCAATAAGATGAAGATGCAATATGATTTTGGCCTTAGCAAAATTTATGAGCTCGTCATCAACTCGAACCCTTGCTATGCCTTCCTGCTAGACGGCAACTCGCTCGTCCAGAATAAATTGATCGTCGCTCACGTGCTTGCTCACTGCGACTTCTTTAAAAACAATGCCAGGTTCAGCGCAACGAACCGGAACATGGTAGAGAGCATGTCGGCTACTGCTGAGCGGGTCAGCCAATACGAGATGGAATATGGCACCGATGAGGTCGAGAAGTTCATCGATGCTGTTCTGGCCATTCAGGAGCATGTCGATTCGACGATAATCCGGCCCTACAAGCTTGATAAATCACAGTATATCGAGCTGCTGAATAAGGAAAATCAAATCATTAAGACACCTCGCCAATCGCAGTATGATGACCTGTGGAATCTCGATCACGAGGAGAAGGAGCAAGCCAATAGCGCGGCAAGAAACAGCTCCGATCCGAAGAAGTTTCCACCGCAGCCCGAGAAGGATCTGATCTGGTTCATCGAGGAGTATTCACCGAATTTGCAGGATTGGCAGCGGGACATTATGTCGATGCTGCGGGATGAGATGCTCTACTTCTGGCCGCAGATCGAGACGAAGATTATGAACGAAGGCTGGGCTTCCTACTGGCATCAGCGGATAATGAGGGAGCTCGATCTAACGAGCGAGGAAACGATCGAGTTCGCGAAGCTCAATTCATCCGTTGTGCAGCCATCCAGGCACTCGCTGAATCCTTACTATCTCGGATTGAAGATCTTCGAAGATATCGAGCGCCGATGGGATCATCCAACTCGCGAAGAAATGGATCGCCAAGGACGCAAGCCGGGGATGGGCCGTGAGAAAATGTTCGAGGTGCGTGAGTTCGACTCCGACATCTCATTCCTGCGCAATTACTTGACGAAGAAGCTCGTCGACGACCTTGACCTCTACGTCTTCGAGAAGAAAGGCGCAGAATGGAAAATCACTGATAAAGCATGGGAATCCGTGCGTCAGCAGCTCGTGTTCTCGCGTGTCAACGGCGGCTTCCCAAGCATCGTCGTCGTAGACGGCGATTTCAACCGCGTCGGCGAGATGTTCCTGTTCCACAAGTACGAAGGCGTGGAGCTAGATCTGAAATATGTAGAGCGTACGCTCCCTCATGTCGTGCAGCTCTGGGGCAAATCCGTTCATCTGGAAACCATCGTCGAGGACAAACGAATCGTTTTTAGCTGCGATGGTAAGAAAACAAGCCGAAAGTTTATCTAG
- a CDS encoding ankyrin repeat domain-containing protein codes for MNNFFQAIARRDADAVQALIDAGADINAADERGRTPLLAATHANNPAIAKLLIDAGADIHKQDHILDNPFLYAGAEGHLEIVKLLLAAGANTRIRNRYGGVALIPASEHGYVDVVRELLTSSDINVNHINNLGWTALMEVIVLGNNSPNHIEVAKLLIEHGADVNIPDKEGVTPLRHAKRRRFNEIAALLEHAGARL; via the coding sequence ATGAACAACTTCTTTCAGGCCATTGCCCGTCGCGATGCCGACGCCGTTCAAGCACTGATTGATGCCGGCGCTGATATTAACGCTGCGGATGAGCGCGGCCGTACGCCGCTGCTCGCCGCAACCCACGCGAACAATCCGGCTATCGCCAAATTATTGATCGATGCTGGCGCTGACATTCACAAACAGGATCATATACTCGACAACCCATTCTTATACGCTGGCGCGGAAGGTCACTTGGAAATCGTCAAGCTGCTGCTCGCTGCAGGTGCGAACACGCGGATTCGGAACCGTTACGGCGGCGTTGCGCTCATCCCTGCCTCGGAGCACGGCTATGTTGATGTCGTGCGCGAACTGCTGACAAGCAGCGATATTAACGTCAATCATATTAACAACCTCGGCTGGACGGCACTCATGGAAGTCATCGTGCTTGGGAACAACAGCCCGAATCATATCGAAGTTGCGAAGCTGCTCATTGAGCACGGCGCGGATGTGAATATCCCCGACAAGGAAGGCGTTACCCCGCTCCGGCATGCGAAGCGCAGACGATTCAACGAGATTGCGGCATTGCTGGAACACGCTGGCGCGCGGCTCTAA
- the abc-f gene encoding ribosomal protection-like ABC-F family protein, with the protein MIIVNGGHIKKYYGANLVLEDVTFEVQEKERIGLVGRNGSGKSTLISLIAKLSKPDEGMLTIRKELRIGYLAQIPAHWDDGSVYDVLASSCKELLACKARMTELEQQMSDPGTAGDPQHLERLLADYAKLQERFQTEGGYELDARIDTVANGLQIPKAMYERSYASLSGGEKTKIGLAALLISKPELLLLDEPTNHLDLQSVAWLESYLNSYDGAFLVVSHDRAFLDNVVSKIIELEDGEALSYHANYSGYVREKEERLLQQFAQYQEQQKQIKKMKESIKQLTEWGRNSGNEKFFRRAASMQKALDRMEKVKRPVLDPKSAEFQLKPEDRSGKRVVTMTSVSKRYGAKELLNEASGLLLYGDKIMLLGRNGTGKSTLFKMITGEESPDDGSIEIGARVEIGYLAQEEYPADVKKSVLTYFREQAAMEEGEARSHLARYLFYGADVFKGVSQLSGGEWTRLRLALLILKKPNLLLLDEPTNHMDIAAREALEEALEDFPGTILAISHDRYFINKLASQIWELRSGGIHVYQGSYDDYAAKRDRQLAAESALAAAVAAKPAAKPQSVTAQASDKQSIKPAASAVDGAKLEARIELAEKELALLDAELMEQALQANTEELAKRWAYREELQQRLNELYECWTNW; encoded by the coding sequence ATGATTATTGTAAATGGCGGCCATATAAAGAAATATTACGGGGCGAACCTCGTTCTCGAAGACGTGACATTTGAAGTGCAAGAGAAGGAACGAATCGGACTTGTCGGCCGCAATGGCAGCGGCAAATCAACGCTTATCTCGCTGATTGCCAAGCTCTCGAAGCCGGACGAGGGCATGCTCACCATTCGCAAAGAGCTGCGTATCGGTTATTTGGCGCAAATACCAGCCCATTGGGATGACGGGTCGGTATACGACGTACTGGCATCGAGCTGCAAGGAGCTGCTTGCGTGCAAGGCACGTATGACGGAGCTGGAACAGCAGATGTCCGATCCTGGTACGGCGGGAGATCCACAGCATCTCGAGCGGCTGCTTGCCGACTATGCGAAGCTGCAGGAACGGTTCCAGACCGAGGGCGGTTACGAGCTTGATGCAAGAATTGATACGGTAGCGAACGGGCTGCAGATTCCGAAGGCGATGTATGAACGCAGCTATGCGTCGCTGTCGGGCGGTGAGAAGACGAAGATCGGGCTAGCAGCGCTGCTGATCAGCAAGCCGGAGCTACTGCTGCTCGACGAGCCGACGAACCATCTGGATTTGCAGAGCGTCGCATGGCTGGAGTCGTATTTGAACAGTTACGATGGCGCATTCTTAGTCGTCTCGCACGACCGGGCATTCCTCGACAATGTCGTCAGCAAAATCATCGAGCTGGAGGATGGCGAAGCGCTGAGCTATCATGCCAATTACAGCGGCTATGTGCGAGAGAAGGAAGAGCGGCTGCTGCAGCAATTTGCCCAATATCAAGAGCAGCAGAAGCAGATCAAGAAGATGAAGGAATCGATTAAGCAGCTGACGGAGTGGGGACGCAATAGCGGTAACGAGAAGTTCTTCCGACGGGCGGCTTCGATGCAGAAGGCGCTGGATCGAATGGAGAAGGTGAAGCGGCCTGTGCTTGATCCGAAGAGCGCTGAGTTCCAGCTGAAGCCGGAAGATCGCTCGGGGAAACGGGTTGTAACGATGACAAGCGTGAGCAAGCGGTACGGCGCTAAAGAGCTGCTGAATGAAGCGAGTGGCCTGCTGCTGTACGGCGACAAGATTATGCTGCTCGGTCGTAACGGCACAGGGAAGTCGACGCTGTTCAAAATGATTACAGGGGAAGAGTCGCCCGATGACGGTTCGATTGAAATAGGCGCGCGGGTCGAGATCGGCTACTTAGCGCAGGAGGAGTATCCGGCGGACGTTAAGAAGAGCGTGCTCACTTACTTCCGAGAACAAGCAGCAATGGAGGAAGGAGAAGCGCGTTCTCATTTGGCTAGGTATCTGTTCTATGGGGCTGATGTGTTTAAAGGTGTAAGTCAGCTGTCTGGCGGCGAGTGGACGCGTCTGCGGCTTGCGCTTCTTATTCTGAAGAAGCCGAATCTGCTTCTTCTCGATGAGCCGACGAACCATATGGATATTGCGGCCAGGGAAGCGCTCGAGGAGGCGTTGGAGGATTTTCCAGGTACGATACTCGCGATCTCGCATGACCGCTACTTCATAAATAAGCTGGCGAGTCAAATTTGGGAGCTGCGGAGCGGCGGCATTCATGTTTACCAAGGCAGCTATGATGATTATGCTGCGAAGCGGGATCGGCAGCTTGCCGCAGAGAGTGCCTTAGCGGCTGCTGTTGCTGCAAAGCCTGCTGCGAAACCGCAATCCGTCACGGCGCAGGCTTCCGACAAGCAATCGATCAAGCCAGCGGCTTCAG